Below is a window of Brachyspira pilosicoli DNA.
GCTTTAGAGAACGAACATGTATTAAACGATAAGTAATATTGTTTTTCTCTAATAAATTAACAGCATCCACTGCCTGTTCAAAAGAAGAACCATCAAAAAATAAAGCAACATCATCACCTGTTTTAGCTATTTCTTTATTTGTAATATCAAAATTAGCCTCTTCAGGAGTATTATAAATAATAGGTACAGCCTCTCTTGCCACTCTTACATAATAAAGACCTTTATTGTTAAGAGCATAACTAATAGCAGATTTAACATCATTTTCATCAAGAGGAAGAAGTACATTCATATTTGGCACACAACGCATTAAAGCCATATCCTGTGTAGCCTGATGGCTTGCTCCGTCCGGACCAGCATCTAAACCTGGGTGAGTAGCTATTATTTTTAGATTAGCTTTAGTGTAGGCAGCTTGTCTAATTTGAGTCCACACTGTACCGCTTGCAAATATAGCAAAATTAACATATACAGGATACATTCCTTCTAACGCTAAACCGGTAGCAGCACTTAAAGAACTTTGCTCTCCAATACCCAATTCCCAATAATTCTTTGGAAAAGTTTTACTTACATCAAAAGAAGATGTTGAAGTACCTAAATCATTATCTATTACTATTATTTTATTATTTTTTTCTATTAAACTAGTTAAATGTTTTCCTATTATTGCTCTAGGAGCTGAAGTTTTTTCTATGTTTATCATAAATCTTATTCCCCTTTTTTATTACATATCTAAATCTTTTTTTGCTTGCTCAAAATCTTTATCATTTATAGTTAAAGAATGGCAATTAGGGTTATTTTCCAAGAAAGAAACACCTTTACCTTTTACTGTCTTCATTATAATAGCAACAGGTTTTCCGCTTAATGTATCTAATTTGTCTAATGCTTCAACAACATCTTTCATATTGTTTCCGTCTTTTACGGTTATCACATTCCAATTAAAACTTTTAAACTTATCTTCCAAAGAGCCTAAATTAATAACTTCATTAACAGGGTCATGAGAAGATAGTCCATTATTATCTATAATTGCAACTAAATTATCCAATTTAAAATGAGCAGCCTGCTGAACAGTTTCCCAAATCTGCCCCTCATGAAGCTCAGCATCACCGCATAAAGCAAATATTTTATTAGCATTATTATTAAACTTTCTTGCATAAGCCATACCCATAGCAACCGCTAAACCCTGACCTAAAAGACCAGTATTCATCTCTGTTTCTGGTATTTTATTAACATCTGGGTGACCTTGAAGATGACTGTTAATATGCTTTAATGTCTTTAACTCTTCCATAGGTATAATTCCAAGATTAGCTAATATAGCATATTGCATAACAACAACATGTCCCTTAGATAATACAAAACGAGATCTACCGCTGTCTTTCAAATTAATATATTTGTCGTATACAGCAACAGCCATATCCATAGCAGATAAAGATCCGCCTACATGTGCTACCCCTTTTGAATCATAAACCATTTGAAGAAGTGTTTGTCTGCATTTCTTAGCTTTTTTTTCTAATTCTTCTATAGAACTCATTAAAAAATCCTCCAATTTAATATTAAAATTGAATTATTAAAATTAAATAATTAACTTATATTTCAAAATTTAATTATATAGATTTGTAAGAAAAAATTCAATATGATATGTATTTTTATATAATAAAAGAATCCCTTAATAATATATATATATCAAGGGATTCTAAAAATTTTTAATATTTTAAAATAGTTACTTTTTTACTTCATTAGCCATTTTCTTTTCATAAAATTTTGGTGCTAATATTGCCATTATACACATTATTACAAATCCTGTTAATAAAGCCAAGAAAGGATTTAAAGTAATACCGCCAACTATAACACCTATAAATGAAGCAATAGCTACCAAACTTGCATAAGGAAGCTGTGTGCTAACATGCTCAAGTAAAGGACAGTTGCTTCCAGTAGAAGAAAGTATTGTAGTGTCAGATATAGGAGAGCAATGGTCTCCAAATACAGCACCAGACACCAAAGAACCTACACTAATAAGAAGTACATTCAAAAGCTGTTCTCCTGTATAACCATTAGCATTAGCAAGACCTGTAGCAATAGGTATTACTATAGGGATAAGTATAGCAAAAGTACCCCAGCTTGTTCCGGTAGAGAAAGCTATAACACAGCCAAGCAAATAACCAATAGCAGGAAGTATCCAAAGAGGGAAACCGCCGCCTTTAACAACTTCTGATAGGAAAGAAGCTAAACCTAAACCTCCATCTTCTGGCGATGATTTTATAACATTACCAATAGTCCAAGCCAAAGCCAACACCACCAAAGCAGGCACCATAGATTTTATACCTTCCATTATAGCATTTCCAGCAGAACGAACATTTAAAAGTTTTCTAGCAACATAATAAATATACATTATCATAAGCGAAATAACAGCTCCATAAAATAAAGCCTTAGAAGCATCTGTTTGTATAAAAGCATTTGTAACAGTAGTGCTATTGAAAGCTTGTGATAAAGTTTCTATACCGTCAGAACCAATTAACCCCATATACGTAGTAATTGGAAACATTGCTATACAAGCTAATATTAATACTACTATCGCTATAACCATATCATACCATTTAGCACTGTCTCCCGAAATACTCTCTAAATTACCAGGACAAGCACCGTATAAATCTTCATTAAATAGTTTTCCATTAGCAGCATCATCTTCACTTCTTTTCATAGGACCAAAATCTTTAAAAAATAAAGAAATTAATACTACAAAAGCCAAAGCTAAAAGCGGATAAACCGAATATGGTATCATCTTTATAAAGAAGATAAACTCACTCATATTCAAAGATTCAAACCCCTCAGAATCTCTAATATAGCTCATCACAGTTACAACCCAAGTAGATATAGGTGCAAGTATACAAACAGGAGCAGCAGTAGAATCTAATATATAAGCAAGTTTAGCCCTAGAAATCTTTTTTTCGTCGAAAGCAGGACGCATTACAGTACCCACAGAAAGACTGTTAAAATAATCGTCTATAAATATAATAAGTCCAAAAAACCAAGTAAATATTAATACACTCTTTTTAGTTTTAAGGTATTTACTAGCCCATAAACCAAAAGCCTTAGTAGCACCTGTTTTTGAAAGCATGCTGACAAACGCACCAAGCAAAGCACAAAATAAAAGTATTCTCACATTCCAAGAATCCCCAGTCATAGCAGCAACTTTATCTGTAAATATAGTAATAGCAGTAAATATGTTGCCATGTGCAAGTATTAAAGTACCAGAAAGTATACCAACCGTTAAAGAGATTATTACCTCTTTTGTAAGAAGGGCAAGTATTATAGCCAAAAGAGGCGGTATAATACCAAATAAACCGTAATGTTCCATTTTTAAGCAGCTCCTATTTTTTATGTATTATATTCAAATAAAAAAGCCCCCTATATTTAAGGGAGCTTTTAAATTGCTAAACTACAAATAATGAATAAATAATTTAACACTCCCAAACGATAAGAGGTTTATTATGTTTCTTAAATTTATTCATTATTTTCCTACTTTCTTTTTATAGTAATTGATTCTACTACAAAATATTAACTTTGTCAATACAAAATAATATAATAATCAATACTTTTGCATAAAACAACTACAAAATGTATATTGATATATTAGTAAAAAATGTTATTATATATGATATTATAATATGTATATATAATTTTTATGAATATTGAGTTTTTACTTAGTGCTAAATTTAATAGGGCTCTTCCTACAAAAGACAGACTATTTAAATCAATAGTATCATCTCTAAACGAAGTAAATATTAACCCTCTTGTCATGCTTTCAGAATATTCTATCTTAGATGAAGAGAAATCAAGTACATTAATATACTCTTTTCATCCATCTGCTGACCCTGTGTATTTTGAATATAAAGAAGGTACATTATATGTAACTATTAACAGCGGAATTTTTGGTGCTGGGTATCATAGATTTATTATTTCTGTATTAGGCAGAATTTCGACAAGATTAGATATTGTATTTGAAGAAGATAAAACATATAAAGACCATAGCGGATATTTTAAAGAAAAAAAATTTGATAAATTAAAAAATTTTTTTGTTTTAGCATTAAATGAATATTCAGAGAGTTTGCTTGCTAATGAAGAGTTTAAAGACTTTATGATATCTATGCCTTATGATTACCCTATGATAGAAAAAGAATATTATGCACTTTCTCCTTTGGGATATTGGGGAAAATCTTGGTTTAATAATTTAGTTAATGCTCCTTTAGAAGATAAATATAATTTTGCAAGAGAGTTTTTTATTTGGAATGATGAAGAGATTAATGCTGACTTTTGGTTTAAGAGTTTAAATAGTATTATATGGCTTTATTTCCCTTTTAGAGAGATTATAGATGACAAAGAGAGAGATGTATATAAAAAAATAATTTACTGTTTTCAAGAGGCATACAAAAAAGATAAAACACTGCCATATCCTTGGAAGATACTTTCTGATATAGCATACTATCTTGACGATGATAATTTAGCTAAATTTATAGAAGCCAATAAACAAAATAATATTCAAATGGTTAATACTGATATTGGATTTAGAAAAGAATATGCAAGATACTCTATAGCAGGCGGATTTAATATTTCTCTTCCTATGAGCTTTAATGTTCATAGAGATGATAAGACTTTGGTAGAATTCAAAAATATACATACATACATTGCTATACAGGTATATTCTTTTGCAAACGAAGAGACTGATGCTATAATGGAATATGTTATAAAACAAATGGACGTTGCAAAAGAAGAAAAAGGCGACCTTACAGATATAAAAATAAAAGGTATAAAATCTGCTGTATACAAAAAATCTATAGACAATGATGATTATGTATTTACTGTAGTAGCAGTTTCAAAAAAGCTGGCACTTCTTGCATGGTTTACATATAACGGCAAAGAGAATGAAGAATTATGCATAGAGGCAATAAAATCTATAAGTATAGATAATTAATTCTTTAGACTAGAGTATTTCAATTATATTTCTAAAAAATTAATAACCTAAAAATTTCAAATATATATCAATAATCAATTCTTTATGTTAGCGTCTTCAAAGTACTCTCTTCCATCTTCGTAATATAAAGGCAATTTGTCTGCTCTGTAATATAACTCCGACTTTGGCATATCAAACTTAGCTTTAAATAAAATTTCTTTGGTTTGTTTATCTACTTCTAATA
It encodes the following:
- a CDS encoding transketolase family protein encodes the protein MINIEKTSAPRAIIGKHLTSLIEKNNKIIVIDNDLGTSTSSFDVSKTFPKNYWELGIGEQSSLSAATGLALEGMYPVYVNFAIFASGTVWTQIRQAAYTKANLKIIATHPGLDAGPDGASHQATQDMALMRCVPNMNVLLPLDENDVKSAISYALNNKGLYYVRVAREAVPIIYNTPEEANFDITNKEIAKTGDDVALFFDGSSFEQAVDAVNLLEKNNITYRLIHVRSLKPLDTKNIIENAKKVKCVVTLENHSVIGGLGSAVAEVLAEHKDVAPLKIVGCKDSFTESGKSTELKAKYGVSGENVLSKVKEVIK
- a CDS encoding transketolase, translating into MSSIEELEKKAKKCRQTLLQMVYDSKGVAHVGGSLSAMDMAVAVYDKYINLKDSGRSRFVLSKGHVVVMQYAILANLGIIPMEELKTLKHINSHLQGHPDVNKIPETEMNTGLLGQGLAVAMGMAYARKFNNNANKIFALCGDAELHEGQIWETVQQAAHFKLDNLVAIIDNNGLSSHDPVNEVINLGSLEDKFKSFNWNVITVKDGNNMKDVVEALDKLDTLSGKPVAIIMKTVKGKGVSFLENNPNCHSLTINDKDFEQAKKDLDM
- a CDS encoding Na+/H+ antiporter NhaC family protein; this translates as MEHYGLFGIIPPLLAIILALLTKEVIISLTVGILSGTLILAHGNIFTAITIFTDKVAAMTGDSWNVRILLFCALLGAFVSMLSKTGATKAFGLWASKYLKTKKSVLIFTWFFGLIIFIDDYFNSLSVGTVMRPAFDEKKISRAKLAYILDSTAAPVCILAPISTWVVTVMSYIRDSEGFESLNMSEFIFFIKMIPYSVYPLLALAFVVLISLFFKDFGPMKRSEDDAANGKLFNEDLYGACPGNLESISGDSAKWYDMVIAIVVLILACIAMFPITTYMGLIGSDGIETLSQAFNSTTVTNAFIQTDASKALFYGAVISLMIMYIYYVARKLLNVRSAGNAIMEGIKSMVPALVVLALAWTIGNVIKSSPEDGGLGLASFLSEVVKGGGFPLWILPAIGYLLGCVIAFSTGTSWGTFAILIPIVIPIATGLANANGYTGEQLLNVLLISVGSLVSGAVFGDHCSPISDTTILSSTGSNCPLLEHVSTQLPYASLVAIASFIGVIVGGITLNPFLALLTGFVIMCIMAILAPKFYEKKMANEVKK